A single Triticum dicoccoides isolate Atlit2015 ecotype Zavitan chromosome 2A, WEW_v2.0, whole genome shotgun sequence DNA region contains:
- the LOC119358955 gene encoding transcription repressor OFP1-like has translation MPPPGSWFYKLRRKRGGDAGEVPRGDRAPAVVTTPSSSSASSRGVPVPPPCTPNRASYYVPSGERGAVKGIPIPPKRRDTQLPRSPQPSDIVFDVVTVPRAAADRFDGLGAMPELKLRPILTKPAGRKVDGEEEGASGSGSASPTARARRRRRPRIHVKPSGGRKGGRPADAQPPATATAKPRRRQARRGRWLQESLVVVKESADPEEDFLASMAEMIAANDEVRASPRGLEELLACYLALNAAEHHRAIVAAFRRAWLDDAPTSTAKHRPPPSQGLAS, from the coding sequence ATGCCGCCGCCGGGCTCCTGGTTCTACAAGCTGCGGCGCAAGCGaggaggcgacgccggcgaggtcccGAGAGGCGATCGTGCTCCGGCGGTGGTGACGACGCCCtcctcgtcgtcggcgtcgtcgcggGGGGTGCCCGTGCCGCCTCCGTGCACCCCGAACAGGGCGTCCTACTACGTCCCCAGCGGCGAGCGTGGAGCTGTCAAGGGGATTCCGATTCCGCCCAAGCGCCGGGACACGCAGTTGCCGCGCAGCCCGCAGCCGAGCGACATCGTCTTCGACGTGGTCACCGTGCCGCGCGCCGCGGCCGACCGGTTCGACGGGCTCGGGGCGATGCCGGAGCTCAAGTTGCGGCCCATCCTCACCAAACCGGCCGGCAGGAAGGTggacggggaggaggagggggcatcGGGCAGCGGCAGCGCGTCGCCGACGgccagggcgcggcggcggcgacggccgcgGATACACGTGAAGCCGAGCGGCGGGCGGAAGGGGGGGAGGCCGGCGGACGCGCAGCCCCCGGCGACGGCGACCGCCAAGCCGCGGAGGCGACAAGCGAGGCGGGGGCGGTGGCTGCAGGAGAGCCTGGTGGTGGTGAAGGAGTCAGCGGACCCGGAGGAGGACTTCCTGGCGAGCATGGCGGAGATGATCGCGGCCAACGACGAGGTCCGCGCGTCGCCCCGGGGCCTCGAGGAGCTGCTCGCGTGCTACCTCGCCCTCAACGCCGCCGAGCACCACCGCGCCATCGTCGCCGCCTTCCGGCGCGCCTGGCTCGACGACGCGCCCACCAGCACCGCCAAGCACAGGCCGCCGCCGTCGCAGGGCCTAGCTAGCTAA
- the LOC119353283 gene encoding actin-related protein 2/3 complex subunit 5A-like — MASAAYLETDENLEALISRIEQKSRKIETLLKQSKPVEALKTALEGSPLKTRDERCKSANWIVVHRAMMAIRDIGGMFNSLDTEYYDILMKYLYRGLSTGDRPTCDQCLKIHEKLTERAGLGCILRSLADTVNTV; from the exons ATGGCCTCAGCAGCGTACCTCGAGACGGACGAGAACCTGGAGGCCCTCATCAGCCGCATCGAGCAGAAGTCCCGCAAGATCGAGACCCTCCTCAAGCA GTCCAAGCCGGTGGAGGCCCTCAAGACGGCGCTCGAGGGGTCGCCCCTCAAGACCCGCGACGAGCGATGCAAG TCGGCGAACTGGATCGTGGTGCACCGCGCCATGATGGCGATCAGGGACATCGGCGGCATGTTCAACTCACTGGACACCGAGTACTACGACATCCTCATGAA GTACCTGTACAGAGGTTTGTCCACTGGCGACCGGCCGACGTGCGACCAGTGCCTCAAAATCCATGAGAAGCTGACGGAGAGAGCTGGCTTAGGATGCATACTGCGGTCACTCGCCGACACTGTAAACACCGTGTGA